In Pseudomonadota bacterium, a single window of DNA contains:
- a CDS encoding TolC family protein gives MRWNIFDRAGIYARIAQADAAAAANVARYQTTVTQALEEVDSAVSGYGNERERQAQLVAAVAASRDAAELAELRFFEGAEDFLTVLDAGRSLLQLEDQQALSAVNVAQRLVDSSRARRRLASRGAAGAPDPRSRQIAGIPPMPRDHVSPGAGGLYAPRSRPRVAMAVAHRLPSSRGLQPCSSFSFPSFATP, from the coding sequence CTGCGTTGGAACATCTTCGATCGCGCCGGCATCTACGCGCGCATCGCGCAAGCCGACGCCGCGGCGGCGGCCAATGTCGCGCGCTACCAGACCACCGTCACCCAGGCGCTGGAGGAAGTCGACAGCGCGGTGAGCGGCTATGGCAATGAACGCGAACGCCAGGCACAACTGGTGGCGGCGGTGGCCGCCAGTCGCGACGCCGCCGAGCTCGCCGAGCTGCGCTTCTTCGAAGGCGCCGAGGATTTCCTCACGGTGCTGGACGCCGGACGCAGCCTGCTGCAGCTCGAAGATCAGCAGGCGCTGTCGGCCGTCAACGTCGCGCAACGATTGGTAGATTCATCGCGCGCTCGGCGGCGGCTGGCGAGCCGCGGCGCCGCCGGCGCACCAGACCCACGTTCCCGCCAAATAGCGGGCATTCCGCCGATGCCGCGCGACCACGTGTCGCCTGGTGCCGGCGGGTTGTACGCCCCGAGATCGCGGCCCCGCGTCGCCATGGCGGTGGCGCACCGTCTACCCAGCTCTCGCGGACTCCAGCCATGCTCAAGCTTTTCGTTTCCGTCGTTCGCCACGCCCTGA